The following nucleotide sequence is from Coffea eugenioides isolate CCC68of chromosome 3, Ceug_1.0, whole genome shotgun sequence.
CTTTTTCATAAATCTAAAAAATATGTTTCTAAGGTGCAAGATACTTGCCAAGAGTCTGAATTCAAGCAACTGAAACTTGTTACCGTAACTTTTGTTACAATAGATATTCACTCTTTTTATTCAACTCTCCTCTATCCTTTCCTCATAAGTCCCATGTTTGTCAAACTAAGTTTTCATACTTTTTAACATCTCACTCACTCATTGTGCTCCTTTAGTACTATAACACCACGAGTCACCAGTACAGTTGCAAAAGAGAAGAAATATTCAAATCTTGccaaaacacacaaaattttttaaaaaaatgactTTTCCGATTTAATATATTTGCCCAACACATTTTATGCATTAGATGCTTTTCATGGAAGCAAATGTTTCATGTCCATTTAGCATTCCCCATCAGCAGAGCCATAAAAGTAAATGTTCAGGCACTACAGATAACTGTAATTCCCATTAACATACTGATCCCTTTCAAGCTAGACACGAGTGATTATCATGAACAATGAGGCATGTATAATCTGTGTTCAAACACGCATAGATTACCTTGCGTTGTAGTGATGCAAGAATGTGATCTACCCGCTTAATTTCTTTGAAGTCAATAGTCTCTTTAGAAGCCTTTGATTCAGATGCAGTTGTCTCATTTTCAGCATCAACTGCATCAACACATTACAAGAATTCAACGGAAATGGCAATCCCCATAAACTACCAAGCAGGTCCATTATAACTGAAAAAGTGAAGATAATAGATGAAATGGTAACTTACTACTAAATTCTAAAAAATATGTGCCAAAATTATGCAGAACGATTTCAAAGATTAGCTAAGCAAAAATCCAGCCACTAATGCCACTTAATCACAGGATTTTGTAGTGTCGCAAGACCACAGTGCTGACATAGTTCAGACCTCAGAAGGGGAGTAAATTGCTAAAAGATTCCTAGAAGAATTATATACTGATTATTCCATCTGAGTTTCCAGATTCCAAATGATTAACACAACAAGCATCTTATACCATCAAATGTAGAAAGATAAATGCCAAGATACCATATCCAATCTTTTCCAATTTTGAGGCTACAGTATTGAAGGCTTTTGATATATGATACAGTGCCCGTCCCTGCCACATGAGTAAACAACTGGATTTAAGATGGTATTGAAAAAGGGGGAAGAATAAATATATTCATAAGGTTACAATATACAGTACAAACttaaaaatcatcaatcaaaatccACAATAATATGCTATGACAATTTCAGACTGACACATTGAAAACTTGTAGCTTTTCCTCAGTCAATGGAAAAAACATGCAACTAGTAATAACTTGTAGCTTCTCCTCAGTCAAAGAATAAAGGGTGGATGCTATGACTCGCTTACATAGTGTGCAATGGCTATGGTAAATTATATCGTAAGAGAATCAAATGGAGATGGCATATACTATACACATAACACTAGAATGAGACCTCCATAGTGGGAGGTGGATAGGGCAATTCCTAAATCTGCATAACtaacaaaaagaaagaacaaacaGTCATAATTCATTACAACTGAAAACATGAAAAAAATTTATCCAAGAACTACCAATCCCGCCATGCAGGTGGTTTAAACCTATACTAAATCCAAAAATAGGAAGCAAGATTCTCAGTGGAAAAAATCACAGCccaaattaacaaaataatgttGTATTTCAATTAATTGCGAGTTACTCTGAATGCATGAGAGGCAAGTCTGGCATGGGCTCAACATATGTAACCTAGAGTAACATGACAGAGGTGTTCCTGAATGTGTGCAACTGCAACATCAACTTGGGAACAAGTAATATCAAGAATTACACCACGGTAGCCAGCAAACTACAAAATATTTAAGTGAAACACAGGTATAGCCATTTATAAAGCAGCTACTTGAAAGTTTATGTGCTCCAATCTTTGCAAGCTCTCCAAACCAAATGTGACTAAAAGATTTTGTTTTTTCCAGTTTTTGCATAATtcagaaaaaggaaaggaacaCTACCCCCCTCGCTTCACTCTCCGCTATCAAGCACAGCCTCAGGACAAAATGTTAAAAGAAGAATACATGTCCAAACCTATCAAAAATCTCATCCAACTGGATAACAGAAACTCAAGAACAGTTTCCAAATGAATGAATTTGCATAAGTTGCCACAATTGCAAGATCATTGCTTCATACATTTACCAACAAAAAAACAAGATAATAGCTAAAAGATACTAACAAGTCGAGATGCAAACACATTGCAAAGCTGAGGAGCTTGGTATATTGACCCATCCAGGACATAATAAGTGAGCATCGGGATTACTTTCTCAGGGCCATCCCTCTTTTGTTTACGGATGACAAAAAGATGGGGCTCCATAGCTTCACTTAAGGTGTACTCTGTACCCGTCATTTTCCTGCATAGCGACAAGCACACTATATAGTCATACAAGGGATTTGTCATGTTCCTCACCGCTTCTGGTTATGCTTAAACTTAAAAATATTGCCCTGCTTTTCCTCAAAATATCAATAGTGCTTCATACCTGCAAGCTTTCCTAGACTATAAAATGAGATATAAGGAATAAAATTACCAATCAACATACAGTTGCCAAAAGCATCATTTTTAACTAGGTCATCTACATCTCATGCACTTAGCTTCTTCAACCGGGCACTCATTGCTgaccatgtttaaatttcacaTCCAAAttcaaaaaaggaaaagatactCAGGGAAAAAGAATAATTGGAAGGAacgaaagaaaaagaagctaACCAACAAAACCTCAACGCTGATTCAAATCACCAACCAATTTATAAACAACTTTTCTCTCTCCAACAATTTAAACATAATTAACATCAATTATTCCCCAGCTCCCCATCAAATATTAAGACTAACAAATAGGGAATCCACAGACTAAAATCTGTACATTCTAAAATAACCAAGCCGCGTATCAACCAAACATGACATCCAAAACCAATTAAAGAGCCAATCAAATTATCAACACTTATTCTAGACATGGGTTAGGGAGTGCGGGATTGAGAGACAGAGACAGAGACGGAGAGAGAGGAAGAAGCTTACGAGAGATGGGAGGCATCAAGGGGGTGAATGGAGCGTAGACGGAGCTGTTCATTGTTGCAAGTCCACTCATAGAATGGCGAGAGAGCAAAGTAATCGAAGACTAAGTTTCGGTCAAGAGGGTAGGTGTTCAGCCATAGCTGGTCCCTGAAGCATATTCCGGTCATGTCCGTCCCCGGAAGTGGTGGAGCTGGGGGTGCTACTCCGTCAATGTTCGCGCTCCCCGCTGGTGCACTCGGCGTCGCAGCCATCTTTTCCTACTCCCAAGTCTCAATTGGTTTAGGCAGAATTTCTTCCACTTTCCCGTTCAAACAAACGCCTTTCTTGTTCTACTGACGAAAGACCGGTTGGCATAGGCAATGTGGGCCCAATACagtcacctaaaaaaaaaaaaggaatacaCTAACAAAAAAATTGAAGCAATGACACTTTAGGGGGCAAAAAAAGCACAAAAACGAATAGAGCATGGTCTGTATCTCCTTGTCCTTGTAACATTGGTTTTAATACCATTTTTTAACTTGATTTTCGATTTAAACAATGTCAACTTCAATAAACATGAAACCAAATATTTAAAGTGAAAACATAAAGAATCAGGACACTAACCAAGTTACGAGATAATGAACGAAGACCCCGTTGAGCTTTGCCAGAGGCATTTCCTGTCCACAGATGAGAGAAAGGAAGAGTCGATTCAAATTGAGGGGGCCAAATATACGGATGGAGATAGGGAGAGGAGGAGAATTGGTGGAGCAAAAGAGGATTTGTGGGCGGAGGAGTGGCGGAGAAAGAGAAAGCGAGGAGGAGTTGTGCGATCAATAAAAGTAGCTAGTAAGGAGAATGAAATGTCTTGCCCTACCGAATgtattttatccattttttatGTCCCAACATAATTGATTTCTGTCTGGATATATTTCTCATTTCATTCATAAAGGCCTTTGAATTAATATTATGCTTCTCACTACATTATCTTGTATTTGTGTTTTTCGTTATTATTAAAAGCTATTAATAAATCTTTATCCTTTGATTAAATTACCTATTACAAGGAATTAATCCCCATGTGGGATATGTAATTAATTTATCATTTGATTCGTAAAGttttgaataaatatttgtTCCCGTCATTAAATTACAATATTATAGAAGGAATTAATGTGTACGTTAAAAAATTATCGTTTATATTATtcttattaattattaaatgTCCAATAATTATTTGGATAAAAAGTTTATTGTTGTGATTAATATATTTAGACAATTagtttgtttttggtgtagttTATATTATTCTTATTATTAAATGAGGCATTATTGTTTCCACAAAATGTTTATCCTTCTGATTAAATTACTTCATATAAATAATTAGTTtgtttcaaaattaaataatttagGTTTTATATCATTTTCATTGAATGTAATGTCATTTTCATTATTAATTTagtaaattatttttgtttacttttcattaaaaaatagCATGATGGTTAtcattataatttttaaataataatgcTTTCCCTATTAAATTATTTGGTCTAAACAAATTATTACTAACTTTGAattatcttttgatttttttaaatggAGAAAATATTAAAGAAGAGTGCTAATGTCATTTTCTTTTGGAGTAAGTCATTCTTCAGCAAAAAATTGTATCTTATTGAACCCACTTTTCTTTTAGAAGCTGCCATTTCATACTAACTACTTCCTAAGAATAATGGTCATCATGATcatgcacttttttttttaagaaaacacAGCATTCATTCACTCATTCAAACCTTTAATTACAGCATTCAATGAGAGCACATTCTTAATATACTATAATTTTTCACATTAATTAAACACAATTCTTTTTAAATATCAATGCATT
It contains:
- the LOC113765321 gene encoding mediator of RNA polymerase II transcription subunit 6, with the translated sequence MAATPSAPAGSANIDGVAPPAPPLPGTDMTGICFRDQLWLNTYPLDRNLVFDYFALSPFYEWTCNNEQLRLRSIHPLDASHLSKMTGTEYTLSEAMEPHLFVIRKQKRDGPEKVIPMLTYYVLDGSIYQAPQLCNVFASRLGRALYHISKAFNTVASKLEKIGYVDAENETTASESKASKETIDFKEIKRVDHILASLQRKLPAAPPAPAFPEGYTPPTTAEGEKGSEDQQAELQTATLDPIIDQGPSKRVKL